The following proteins are encoded in a genomic region of Rhizobium sp. CCGE531:
- a CDS encoding N-acetylmuramoyl-L-alanine amidase, protein MSAFKADFTRAHVQPSPNHGERRDGCRPDIILLHYTGMGTAEGALDWLCRPESQVSSHYFVFEDGRIAQLVPEERRAWHAGKSSWHGDTDINSRSIGIEIANAGHPGGLPEFPDAQVEAVVELCRDCGQRWAIAPERVLGHSDVAPVRKVDPGEKFPWAELAKAGVGHWVEPAPITGGRFFQKGDVGQPIEALQSMLSLYGYSTEITGEFSEKLKGDVEAFQRHFRQERVDGIADFSTIDTLHRLLSALPRYS, encoded by the coding sequence ATGAGTGCATTTAAGGCCGATTTCACTCGCGCCCATGTGCAGCCTTCGCCGAACCATGGCGAGCGGCGGGATGGGTGCCGGCCCGATATCATTCTTCTGCATTATACCGGCATGGGCACGGCCGAGGGCGCTCTCGATTGGCTCTGTCGCCCCGAGAGCCAGGTATCGAGCCACTATTTCGTTTTCGAGGACGGACGCATCGCGCAGCTCGTTCCGGAAGAGCGTCGAGCCTGGCATGCGGGCAAGAGCTCCTGGCATGGCGATACCGACATCAATTCACGGTCGATCGGCATCGAGATCGCCAATGCAGGCCACCCCGGCGGACTGCCTGAATTCCCCGATGCGCAGGTCGAAGCGGTCGTCGAACTGTGTCGCGATTGCGGCCAACGCTGGGCAATCGCGCCTGAACGCGTGCTCGGACACTCTGACGTGGCGCCGGTGCGAAAGGTGGATCCGGGCGAAAAATTCCCTTGGGCGGAGCTGGCTAAGGCAGGGGTGGGCCATTGGGTGGAACCGGCGCCGATCACCGGCGGCAGGTTCTTCCAGAAGGGCGATGTCGGCCAACCGATCGAGGCGCTGCAGTCCATGCTCTCGCTTTATGGCTACAGCACTGAAATAACGGGGGAATTCTCGGAGAAGCTGAAGGGGGATGTCGAAGCCTTTCAGCGCCATTTCCGCCAGGAGCGCGTGGACGGCATCGCCGATTTTTCCACGATCGATACGCTTCATCGTCTTCTATCCGCGCTGCCGCGCTATTCGTAG
- a CDS encoding serine hydrolase, translating into MRLISRVIGALIVLLLIIVVGGAIWLSLYPPELLRVGDGYAAKIVCSNTFVAKRDPDKVLEEDVQAPGNPALKLIRVSVDRDEGIVTARFLGLFAPNYALYRGALGCTAVPDGDLQAARSAVFLNKVKAPKSDALWPDGDAVSAGQGEEGAKLANIVANPDLAGPAMRAIVVVKDGHIVAEGYGDGFNRATPLIGWSMTKTVNAAIIGRLMLAGRMSFDDQNLLPQWSADDRKNIKLSDLLAMESGLVFNESYGNVSDVTRMLYLDPDTTSIASGARQVEAPGERFSYSSGTATLLSRLWMNRLPNLSVAVSYPREALFGPLGMYSAVLEADERGTFVGSSYLYANARDWARFGQFLLQDGVWNGHRLLPEGFVGAMRTPTKASEGVYSQVQAWLAGPGGSNAQFGLPADTFWMSGHDGQTVAIVPSANLVVVRMGLTPAWAGYRPQILLKRIMDVIKPASS; encoded by the coding sequence ATGCGTTTGATATCGAGAGTGATCGGGGCTCTTATTGTTTTGCTGCTGATCATTGTCGTCGGCGGAGCCATCTGGCTTTCCCTTTATCCGCCGGAATTGCTCAGGGTCGGTGATGGCTATGCCGCGAAGATCGTCTGCTCGAACACGTTCGTGGCAAAACGCGATCCGGATAAGGTGCTGGAAGAAGACGTGCAGGCTCCGGGCAATCCGGCGCTGAAGCTCATTCGCGTTTCCGTCGATCGCGACGAAGGCATAGTGACCGCCCGTTTTCTTGGCCTGTTTGCGCCGAACTATGCGCTTTATCGCGGGGCGCTCGGCTGCACGGCGGTGCCCGATGGCGATTTGCAGGCGGCACGCAGCGCCGTCTTCCTGAACAAGGTCAAGGCACCGAAGAGCGATGCGCTGTGGCCGGACGGGGATGCGGTCAGCGCCGGGCAGGGTGAGGAGGGCGCGAAGCTTGCCAACATCGTCGCGAACCCGGATCTCGCCGGGCCCGCGATGCGCGCGATCGTGGTCGTCAAGGACGGGCATATCGTCGCCGAGGGCTATGGCGACGGCTTCAACAGGGCGACACCTCTCATCGGCTGGTCCATGACGAAAACAGTCAATGCCGCCATCATAGGTCGTCTGATGCTGGCGGGGCGCATGTCTTTCGACGATCAAAATCTGTTGCCGCAATGGAGCGCGGACGACCGCAAGAACATCAAGCTCAGCGATCTCCTTGCCATGGAGAGCGGTCTCGTCTTCAACGAATCCTATGGCAACGTGTCCGATGTGACCCGCATGCTCTATCTCGATCCGGATACGACAAGCATCGCCTCTGGCGCGCGTCAGGTCGAGGCTCCCGGCGAGCGTTTCAGCTATTCGAGCGGCACGGCAACCCTGCTCTCACGCCTCTGGATGAATCGGCTGCCCAATCTGAGCGTAGCCGTCTCCTATCCGCGTGAGGCGCTTTTCGGACCGCTCGGCATGTATAGCGCCGTTTTGGAGGCCGATGAGCGCGGGACCTTTGTCGGCAGTTCCTATCTTTACGCCAATGCTCGCGACTGGGCGCGTTTCGGTCAGTTCCTGCTTCAGGACGGAGTCTGGAATGGGCATCGGCTGCTGCCTGAGGGGTTTGTCGGCGCCATGCGCACGCCGACGAAGGCTTCGGAGGGCGTCTACTCGCAGGTTCAGGCCTGGCTTGCAGGTCCCGGCGGTTCGAACGCGCAATTCGGCCTGCCCGCAGATACGTTCTGGATGAGCGGCCACGACGGCCAGACGGTGGCCATCGTTCCGTCCGCCAATCTCGTTGTCGTGCGGATGGGATTGACGCCGGCCTGGGCGGGCTACCGGCCGCAAATCCTGCTGAAGCGGATCATGGATGTGATAAAGCCGGCCTCGAGCTAG
- a CDS encoding DnaJ family molecular chaperone, which translates to MSFWEKLLNAIGSTAGNALSAVVEAIRTVFEGDPETRRKVAFSVAIIALSAKMAKADGVVTENEINAFREIFEFPPDQAKNVARLYNLARQDVAGYEAYAERLSSLCETCTKNCPVLEDVLDGLFHIAKADGLIHEKEMAFLQHVAEIFHMSEERFEQIMARHVSVSGRDPYKVLGVSRQDDFPTIRRRYHGLVYENHPDRLMSRGVPEEFHAIANERMAALNAAYAEIEKERRAA; encoded by the coding sequence ATGTCGTTTTGGGAAAAATTGCTGAATGCTATCGGTAGCACGGCCGGCAATGCCCTGTCGGCGGTGGTCGAGGCTATTCGCACCGTCTTCGAAGGCGACCCGGAAACCCGGCGCAAAGTGGCGTTTTCCGTCGCCATTATCGCGCTTTCGGCCAAGATGGCGAAGGCCGATGGCGTGGTGACGGAAAACGAGATCAATGCGTTTCGCGAGATCTTCGAATTCCCTCCCGACCAGGCCAAGAACGTCGCACGCCTTTATAATCTGGCCCGTCAGGATGTGGCCGGCTACGAGGCCTATGCGGAGCGGCTGTCTTCGCTTTGCGAGACCTGCACGAAGAACTGCCCGGTGCTGGAAGACGTGCTGGACGGCCTGTTCCACATCGCCAAGGCCGATGGCTTGATCCATGAGAAGGAAATGGCCTTTCTTCAGCATGTCGCCGAGATCTTCCATATGAGCGAGGAGCGGTTCGAGCAGATCATGGCACGGCATGTGAGCGTCAGCGGCCGTGACCCCTACAAGGTGCTCGGCGTATCGCGGCAGGACGATTTTCCGACGATTCGCCGCCGCTATCATGGCCTCGTTTATGAGAACCATCCGGATCGCCTGATGTCGCGAGGGGTTCCGGAGGAGTTCCATGCCATCGCCAATGAGCGCATGGCAGCCCTGAATGCGGCTTATGCCGAGATCGAGAAAGAACGCCGCGCCGCATGA
- a CDS encoding DUF3419 family protein yields the protein MTEFAPDAGLQKNRKLKDALLQHKALSKAGLSERLFGMLFSGLVYPQIWEDPDIDMEAMELQPHHRIVTIGSGGCNMLAYLSQSPASIDVVDLNRHHIALNKLKLAAFRLLPGHTDLVRFFGTPDVNANSQAYDQFIASRLDSATADYWSGRDLYGRRRITVFNRNIYKTGLLGRFIGAAHVLARLNGVRLDKMTQARTMREQRQFFEEEIAPIFDKRVVRWLLGRKSSLFGLGIPPQQYDELASLAGDDSISAVLKHRLEKLACHFPMRDNYFAWQAFARRYAAQGQGPLPTYLKPEHYAAIRANADRVDVHHANFIELLASKPAASRDRYILLDAQDWMTDEQLNHLWAEITRTAREGARVIFRTAAEKSIIEGRLSPAIRDQWVYFEERSQELNARDRSAIYGGFHIYGKKA from the coding sequence ATGACGGAATTCGCCCCGGATGCCGGTCTCCAAAAGAACCGGAAACTCAAGGACGCTCTCCTGCAGCACAAGGCGCTGTCCAAGGCCGGCCTCTCCGAGCGGCTCTTCGGAATGTTGTTTTCCGGCCTTGTTTATCCGCAAATCTGGGAAGATCCGGATATCGACATGGAGGCGATGGAGCTTCAGCCGCATCACCGCATCGTGACTATCGGTTCCGGCGGCTGCAACATGCTCGCCTACCTCTCGCAGAGCCCCGCCTCGATCGATGTCGTCGACCTGAACCGCCATCACATCGCACTCAACAAGCTGAAGCTCGCAGCCTTCCGCTTGCTGCCTGGTCATACGGATCTGGTGCGCTTCTTCGGCACGCCTGATGTTAACGCCAACAGCCAGGCCTACGACCAGTTCATCGCATCGCGCCTCGACAGTGCAACCGCGGACTATTGGAGCGGTCGCGACCTCTATGGCCGCCGCCGGATCACGGTCTTCAACCGCAATATCTACAAGACCGGCCTTCTCGGCCGCTTCATCGGCGCAGCCCATGTGCTGGCGCGCTTGAATGGCGTTCGTCTCGACAAGATGACGCAAGCCCGCACCATGCGCGAGCAGCGCCAGTTCTTCGAGGAAGAGATCGCACCGATCTTCGACAAGCGGGTCGTTCGCTGGCTGCTCGGCCGCAAGAGCTCGCTCTTCGGTCTCGGCATCCCGCCACAGCAGTATGACGAACTCGCAAGCCTTGCCGGCGACGACTCCATTTCTGCCGTGCTGAAGCACCGTCTTGAAAAGCTCGCCTGCCACTTCCCCATGCGCGACAACTATTTTGCCTGGCAGGCATTTGCGCGTCGCTACGCCGCCCAGGGTCAGGGTCCGCTGCCCACCTATCTCAAGCCGGAGCACTATGCCGCGATCCGCGCCAATGCCGACCGCGTCGACGTGCATCATGCCAATTTCATCGAGCTTCTGGCCTCCAAGCCGGCTGCCTCGCGCGATCGCTACATCTTGCTCGATGCGCAGGATTGGATGACGGACGAACAGCTCAACCACCTCTGGGCCGAGATTACCCGCACGGCGCGTGAAGGCGCCCGCGTCATCTTCCGCACCGCCGCTGAAAAGAGCATCATCGAAGGTCGTCTTTCTCCGGCAATCCGCGACCAGTGGGTCTATTTCGAGGAGCGTTCACAGGAGCTCAATGCACGGGACCGCTCGGCCATCTACGGCGGCTTCCACATCTACGGGAAAAAAGCGTGA
- the mraZ gene encoding division/cell wall cluster transcriptional repressor MraZ — MNRFLSNATNRIDTKGRVSVPAAFRSVLAERNIQELYCFQDFVFPAISVGGLDLLDRFERQIAADDPFSPAANQMSLLIHGGGVFVKLDAEGRLMVTDFIRDFTGIAGEVTFVGRADHFQLWRPEVFLALQAQAREERRLAGRRSE; from the coding sequence ATGAACCGCTTCCTGTCAAACGCGACCAACCGGATCGATACCAAGGGGCGGGTTTCCGTGCCGGCGGCATTTCGTTCCGTGCTGGCCGAGCGCAATATCCAGGAGCTGTATTGCTTCCAGGATTTTGTATTTCCGGCGATCAGCGTCGGCGGTCTCGATCTGCTCGATCGGTTCGAGCGTCAGATTGCGGCGGACGATCCGTTTTCGCCGGCGGCAAATCAGATGTCGCTCCTCATTCATGGGGGCGGGGTCTTTGTGAAGCTCGACGCGGAAGGGCGGTTGATGGTCACGGATTTCATCCGCGACTTCACCGGCATTGCGGGCGAAGTGACCTTCGTCGGTCGGGCGGATCATTTTCAATTGTGGCGACCGGAGGTCTTCCTGGCCTTGCAGGCGCAGGCACGAGAGGAGCGCAGGCTGGCGGGCAGGCGCTCGGAATAG
- a CDS encoding FAD-dependent oxidoreductase, whose translation MAADFRFIVVGRGMMGAAAARHLARQTDGIAVIGPDEPEDRASHRGVFGSHYDEGRITRTIDPDTDWARLANRSIDRYAEIEQESGIQFYAPVGCLVTGPKRGGETTYVGDVVEAAGRLGVQTEILGDAELKKKFPFFSFASGSEGVFEPRGAGHISPRRLVKAQSLLAEKAGARVIKQTALSIRDEGGLAIVTTAEGETFSAEKILLAAGGFSIAESLLPRPVEMKVYGRTVTFFEVGEAEAEALSGMPSLISVTPDDVDSIYMLPPIRYPDGRHYIKIGGDPDDLQFETEAELRAWFRAAGRDKAREHLVRIFHALVPGVQRPPAFTNSCAVSYSPSGYPMIGYTSSPRVAVLTGGCGTAAKSSDEIGRLGAELLLADRIKDEGYGTDFAAHFRN comes from the coding sequence ATGGCAGCGGATTTCAGGTTCATCGTCGTCGGCCGGGGCATGATGGGGGCAGCCGCTGCCCGTCACCTGGCCAGGCAAACCGACGGCATTGCCGTCATCGGGCCGGATGAACCCGAAGATCGCGCCAGCCATCGGGGCGTCTTCGGCAGCCATTACGACGAAGGCCGCATCACGCGCACGATCGATCCCGATACGGATTGGGCCCGCCTTGCGAACCGTTCGATCGACCGCTACGCGGAAATCGAGCAGGAAAGCGGCATCCAGTTCTATGCGCCCGTCGGTTGCCTCGTCACCGGTCCGAAACGGGGAGGGGAAACCACTTATGTCGGCGATGTCGTCGAAGCGGCCGGTCGGCTCGGCGTTCAAACGGAAATCCTCGGCGACGCGGAGCTCAAGAAGAAGTTCCCCTTCTTCTCCTTCGCATCGGGAAGCGAAGGGGTCTTCGAACCGCGTGGGGCAGGTCATATCAGTCCGCGCCGGCTGGTGAAGGCGCAGTCGCTGCTGGCGGAAAAAGCCGGCGCGCGGGTCATCAAGCAGACGGCACTATCGATCCGCGACGAGGGTGGTCTCGCGATCGTCACGACCGCGGAGGGCGAGACTTTCAGCGCCGAAAAAATCCTGCTGGCCGCTGGCGGTTTCTCCATTGCGGAGAGTCTCTTGCCGCGACCTGTTGAGATGAAGGTTTATGGCCGCACGGTCACCTTCTTCGAGGTCGGCGAAGCGGAAGCCGAGGCGCTTTCCGGCATGCCCTCGTTGATATCCGTGACGCCTGATGATGTGGACAGCATCTACATGCTGCCGCCGATCCGTTATCCCGACGGCAGGCACTACATCAAGATCGGCGGCGATCCCGATGATCTTCAATTCGAGACCGAGGCGGAATTGCGTGCCTGGTTTCGCGCGGCCGGGCGCGACAAGGCCCGCGAACATCTGGTGCGGATCTTCCACGCGCTCGTTCCTGGCGTGCAGCGCCCTCCGGCTTTCACCAATTCCTGTGCCGTTTCCTATTCGCCATCAGGCTATCCCATGATCGGCTACACTTCGTCACCGCGTGTGGCGGTTCTGACCGGCGGTTGCGGCACGGCTGCCAAGAGTTCCGACGAAATCGGCCGGCTGGGGGCGGAGCTGCTGCTCGCAGATCGAATCAAGGATGAAGGCTACGGCACGGATTTCGCAGCGCATTTCCGCAATTGA
- a CDS encoding transglycosylase SLT domain-containing protein produces MKNLIVAAVACVGVLLAGYDCAFAAQRGAKQKTVPLKIVSRTTGFPMPNVPAELRDAETSFARQNRYSALIAKYAKQNGVAVELATAVIKIESNFNPKTRGSAGEIGLMQIKPATARLMGYAGQAKGLYDPETNIRFGMKYLAMAQNLGGGPTCNTILKYNAGHGATRMNPISKRYCGKVLALLD; encoded by the coding sequence ATGAAAAATTTGATTGTTGCGGCTGTGGCATGCGTGGGCGTGCTGCTGGCGGGATATGATTGCGCCTTTGCGGCCCAGCGCGGCGCAAAGCAGAAAACGGTTCCACTCAAGATCGTCAGCCGCACCACCGGCTTTCCGATGCCAAACGTTCCCGCCGAATTGCGTGACGCAGAAACCTCCTTCGCACGGCAAAATCGCTACTCCGCCCTGATTGCCAAATATGCCAAGCAGAACGGCGTGGCGGTGGAACTGGCGACCGCCGTCATCAAGATCGAAAGCAATTTCAATCCGAAAACCCGGGGCAGCGCAGGCGAGATCGGCCTGATGCAGATCAAGCCGGCAACCGCCCGGCTGATGGGATATGCCGGACAGGCCAAGGGGCTCTATGATCCCGAGACGAATATCAGGTTCGGCATGAAGTACCTGGCCATGGCCCAGAATCTCGGCGGCGGTCCGACCTGCAACACCATCCTCAAATACAATGCCGGCCACGGCGCCACGCGCATGAACCCGATCTCGAAGCGTTACTGCGGCAAGGTGCTGGCGCTGCTGGACTGA
- a CDS encoding lytic transglycosylase domain-containing protein gives MVAIGFPSLKRSVALSAMMCGALAGCASTQQQTSQAELPSAHTNVPHPNTTLTATGSASSTGGTAMAAVAPAFIGPRQPQQQAALAKSGRAAPGTVNAAPGTMNQQQIDAAQARFGAPVANAPNQGTTAIAAATGAPAGNTTTTAAAYAASDVPLVPSVVAIPMPNPARPGDAALTPVSASVAQGEPTIPMTSDVAAIQVAVPTPRPGSGAQAEVAFATPAQIGQPRYVDNRMHYDFNFDSSGPTVVPAVMTTRTPNYDSDVPAEEKGYVSKLIQKYAKLYEIPESLIHRVVHRESRYNPKAYNRAGYFGLMQIKYNTAKSMGYQGPASGLLDAETNIKYAAKYLRGAWMTADSKAENKETNAVQLYARGYYYDAKRKGLTDVANGDY, from the coding sequence ATGGTAGCGATCGGATTTCCCAGCCTGAAGCGCAGTGTTGCCTTGTCGGCAATGATGTGCGGCGCTCTCGCCGGGTGCGCAAGCACTCAGCAGCAGACGTCTCAGGCAGAACTCCCGTCGGCACACACCAACGTGCCGCATCCGAATACGACCCTGACCGCAACCGGCTCTGCCTCGTCGACGGGTGGCACGGCAATGGCCGCAGTAGCGCCGGCATTCATCGGGCCGCGGCAGCCGCAACAACAGGCAGCACTGGCAAAATCCGGCCGCGCTGCCCCGGGCACGGTAAACGCCGCTCCCGGCACCATGAACCAGCAGCAGATCGATGCAGCGCAAGCTCGCTTCGGTGCCCCGGTGGCAAACGCGCCCAACCAGGGAACCACTGCCATTGCCGCGGCGACCGGTGCGCCTGCCGGCAATACGACGACGACGGCTGCCGCCTATGCCGCATCCGACGTGCCGCTCGTGCCTTCCGTGGTCGCGATCCCGATGCCTAACCCGGCACGTCCTGGCGACGCCGCCCTGACACCGGTCTCGGCCTCTGTCGCGCAAGGCGAGCCGACCATTCCGATGACGTCGGATGTTGCCGCTATTCAGGTTGCCGTGCCGACGCCCCGTCCCGGATCCGGGGCGCAGGCGGAAGTCGCCTTCGCGACGCCGGCACAGATCGGCCAGCCGCGCTATGTGGACAACCGCATGCATTATGATTTCAATTTCGACAGCAGCGGCCCGACGGTCGTTCCTGCGGTGATGACGACCCGCACCCCGAATTACGATTCAGACGTCCCCGCCGAGGAAAAGGGCTACGTCTCCAAGCTTATCCAGAAGTACGCCAAGCTCTACGAAATCCCGGAATCGCTGATCCATCGCGTCGTTCACCGCGAGAGCCGCTATAATCCGAAGGCTTACAACCGGGCCGGATATTTCGGCCTGATGCAGATCAAGTACAATACAGCCAAGTCCATGGGTTACCAGGGCCCGGCGTCCGGCCTCCTCGATGCGGAAACCAACATCAAATACGCCGCCAAATATCTGCGCGGCGCATGGATGACGGCAGACAGCAAGGCCGAAAACAAGGAAACCAACGCCGTTCAGCTCTATGCGCGTGGCTACTACTACGATGCCAAGCGCAAGGGCCTGACTGATGTCGCCAACGGCGATTACTGA
- a CDS encoding LysE family translocator has translation MSIETWLAFAAASCIMLAIPGPTILLVISYALGHGRKTALATVTGVTLGDFTAMTASLAGLGALLATSAALFTILKLIGAAYLVFLGIKLWRAPIVTGPMGDNDNLPEEKPLKIMLHAYVVTALNPKSIVFFIAFVPQFLDMSKPFLEQTLILEATFLTLAALNSLIYVFVADMARGFIRKASVQRAVNRTGGTLLIAAGAVTAGYRRMAA, from the coding sequence ATGTCCATCGAAACCTGGCTCGCTTTCGCCGCCGCGTCCTGCATCATGCTGGCCATACCGGGTCCGACCATTCTCCTTGTCATATCCTATGCGCTGGGCCACGGCCGCAAGACGGCCTTGGCAACCGTGACCGGTGTCACTTTGGGCGATTTTACGGCAATGACCGCCTCCCTGGCCGGCCTGGGCGCCCTTCTCGCCACTTCGGCGGCATTGTTTACGATTCTTAAGCTGATCGGCGCTGCCTACCTCGTTTTCCTCGGAATCAAGCTCTGGAGAGCGCCGATCGTGACGGGTCCGATGGGCGACAACGACAATCTCCCTGAGGAAAAACCGCTGAAAATTATGTTGCACGCATATGTTGTAACGGCACTCAACCCGAAGAGCATCGTCTTCTTCATCGCTTTCGTGCCGCAATTTCTCGACATGTCGAAGCCATTTCTTGAGCAAACGCTTATCTTGGAGGCAACTTTCCTCACTTTGGCGGCATTGAACTCGCTCATTTACGTGTTCGTAGCCGACATGGCACGCGGCTTCATCCGCAAGGCAAGCGTGCAACGCGCTGTCAACAGAACCGGTGGCACCCTGTTGATTGCCGCCGGTGCAGTGACCGCCGGATACCGCCGGATGGCCGCCTGA
- a CDS encoding class I SAM-dependent methyltransferase gives MDGMYRYQRHIYDLTRKYYLFGRDRTIEHLNVPAGGSFLEVGCGTGRNMLLAYRRFPSARFYGLDISQEMLISARNNFLGLKQMPDFRVADATAFAPSDFGVSGFDRVMISYALSMIPDWKSAIGASLDAVAPGGELHIVDFGQQEGLPSWFRALLKGWLKKFHVDPRADLLTVFEDKAQARGMSVKSERIGRGYAWRAVASKPGA, from the coding sequence ATGGATGGCATGTACCGCTATCAGCGCCATATCTATGACCTGACCCGCAAATACTACCTGTTCGGGCGTGACCGCACGATCGAGCATCTGAATGTGCCGGCCGGCGGCTCCTTCCTGGAAGTGGGCTGCGGCACCGGCCGCAACATGTTGCTCGCCTATCGCCGCTTCCCTTCAGCTCGCTTCTACGGCCTTGACATCTCGCAGGAGATGCTGATTTCGGCGCGAAATAATTTCCTCGGCCTGAAGCAGATGCCGGATTTTCGCGTTGCCGATGCCACGGCCTTTGCGCCCTCTGATTTCGGCGTTAGCGGGTTCGACCGCGTGATGATTTCCTATGCGCTGTCGATGATCCCGGACTGGAAAAGCGCAATCGGCGCCTCGCTCGATGCCGTTGCTCCGGGCGGCGAACTGCATATCGTCGATTTCGGCCAGCAGGAAGGGCTTCCGAGCTGGTTCAGGGCGCTTTTGAAGGGTTGGTTGAAGAAGTTCCACGTCGACCCGCGCGCCGACCTTCTGACCGTGTTTGAAGACAAGGCCCAAGCACGTGGCATGTCCGTGAAGTCCGAAAGGATCGGTCGCGGTTATGCCTGGCGCGCTGTGGCAAGCAAGCCCGGCGCCTGA
- a CDS encoding pyrophosphate--fructose-6-phosphate 1-phosphotransferase, translated as MAKQKVAMLTAGGLAPCLSSAVGGLIQRYSDVAPDLDIIAYRSGYQGVLLGDSIDVTPSMREQAYLLHRYGGSPIGNSRVKLTNIADCVKRGLVKEGENPLRVAAERLASDGITILHTIGGDDTNTTAADLAAYLGANGYNLTVVGLPKTVDNDVVPIRQSLGAWTAAEVGADFFDNVSNEQTAAPRTLVIHEVMGRHCGWLTAATARAYIQKTSANEYVDGFMMNAELKRIDGLYLPEMAFDIEAEGERLRASMEKTGQVTLFVSEGAGLDAIVAEREAAGETVKRDAFGHVKIDTINVGGWFQKQFAAIIGAERSMVQKSGYFARSAPANGEDLRLIQGMVDLAVESALNKVSGVTGHDEGQGGKLRVIEFPRIKGGKAFDITQPWFADVMDHIGQKYTQA; from the coding sequence ATGGCCAAACAGAAAGTCGCAATGCTCACCGCCGGCGGATTGGCGCCCTGCCTTTCTTCCGCGGTTGGCGGGCTGATCCAGCGCTACAGCGACGTGGCACCTGATCTCGACATCATCGCCTATCGTTCCGGCTATCAGGGCGTCCTGCTGGGAGACAGCATCGACGTGACCCCGTCCATGCGCGAACAGGCCTATCTGTTGCATCGCTATGGCGGCTCGCCGATCGGCAACAGCCGCGTCAAGCTCACCAACATTGCCGATTGCGTCAAGCGCGGCCTGGTCAAGGAAGGCGAAAACCCGCTGCGCGTCGCAGCCGAGCGCCTGGCTTCCGACGGCATCACCATCCTTCACACGATCGGCGGCGACGACACCAATACCACCGCGGCGGATCTTGCCGCCTATCTCGGCGCCAACGGTTACAATCTGACCGTCGTCGGCCTGCCGAAGACTGTTGATAACGATGTCGTGCCGATCCGCCAGTCTCTTGGCGCCTGGACGGCAGCCGAGGTCGGCGCGGATTTCTTCGACAATGTCAGCAACGAACAGACCGCCGCGCCGCGCACGCTGGTTATTCATGAAGTGATGGGCCGCCACTGTGGCTGGCTGACGGCCGCAACGGCGCGCGCCTATATCCAGAAGACCAGCGCCAACGAATATGTCGACGGCTTCATGATGAATGCCGAATTGAAACGCATCGACGGCCTTTATCTGCCGGAAATGGCATTCGATATCGAGGCGGAAGGCGAACGCCTGCGCGCCAGCATGGAAAAGACCGGCCAGGTGACGCTGTTCGTGTCCGAAGGTGCCGGTCTCGATGCCATCGTCGCCGAACGCGAAGCCGCCGGCGAAACCGTCAAGCGTGACGCCTTCGGCCATGTGAAGATCGATACGATCAATGTCGGTGGCTGGTTCCAGAAGCAGTTCGCCGCGATTATCGGCGCCGAACGCTCCATGGTGCAGAAATCGGGCTATTTCGCACGCTCCGCGCCAGCGAATGGCGAGGATCTCCGCCTGATCCAGGGCATGGTCGATCTCGCCGTGGAAAGCGCGCTCAATAAGGTATCGGGCGTCACCGGCCATGACGAAGGTCAGGGCGGCAAGCTGCGTGTCATCGAATTCCCCCGCATCAAGGGCGGCAAGGCATTCGACATCACGCAGCCGTGGTTCGCCGACGTGATGGACCATATCGGGCAGAAATACACACAGGCCTGA